The Brassica napus cultivar Da-Ae chromosome C7, Da-Ae, whole genome shotgun sequence genome has a segment encoding these proteins:
- the LOC106423362 gene encoding pentatricopeptide repeat-containing protein At4g31850, chloroplastic yields the protein MTALLCSTTLCGDLTVSDAFIISSNIKGRLKFQPLNVGSVFHRRKKTMRSYSVVSMKSSDFSVPMTNKKTLISSGEVTKILTSFPETDSAFSYFKSAAESSSLVHTTESCNYMLEALRVDGRIEDMAYVFDLMQKRIIKRDSTTFLTIFKCLSVKGGLRQAPYALEKMRESGFVLNAYSYNGLIHLLLKSRFCTEAMEVYRRMVFDGFRPSLKTYSSLMVGLGKRKDTEAVMCLLEEMETLGLKPNVYTFTICIRVLGRAGKINEAYGILKRMDEEGCGPDVVTYTVLIDALCTAGKLDCAKEVFAKMKTGRHKPDRVTYITLLDRFSDNRDLDSVRRFWSEMEKDGHVPDVVTFTILVDALCKAGSFGEAFDTLDVMRERGVSPNLHTYNTLICGLLRVHRLDDALEVFGRMESLGVKPTAYTYIVFIDYYGKSGDSVSALETFEEMKNKGIAPNIVACNASLYSLAKSGRVQEAKGIFYGLKNIGLAPDSVTYNMMMRCYSKVGEIDEALKLLSEMVESNCEPDVIVVNSLINALFKADRVDEAWEMFMRMKEMKLKPTVVTYNTLLSGLGKNGKIQEAIELFEGMEMKGCPPNTVTFNTLFDCLCKNDEVMLALKMFFKMSCVPDVFTYNTIIYGLMKNGQVKEAMCFFHQMKKLVYPDFVTLCTLLPGVVKAGLVEDAYKLTANFLHSCGEQPAALFWEDLMGSVLAEAGIDSAVSFSERLVVNGICQDGESILVPMIRYSFKHGNPSGAKTLFEKFTKDLGVHPKLPAYNLLIGGLLEADMIETAQELFLEMKSTGCIPDAATYNFLLDAYGKSGKIDELFELYKEMSPHDCVPNIITHNIVISGLVKSGNVDEALDLYYDLISDGDFSPTACTYGPLIDGLSKSGRLYEAKQLFEGMLDYGCRPNCAIYNILINGFGKAGEADAACKLFRRMVKEGVRPDLKTYSVLVDCLCMVGRVDEGLHYFRELKESGLDPDVVCYNLIINGLGKSQRLEEALELYNEMKNSRGIITPDLYTYNSLILNFGMAGMVEEAGKIYNEMQRVGLGPNVFTFNAMIRGYSLSGKHEHAYAVYQTMVTGGFSPNTGTYEQLPNRA from the coding sequence ATGACAGCTTTACTCTGCTCCACGACTCTGTGCGGCGATCTTACGGTCAGTGATGCTTTTATAATTAGTAGTAACATCAAAGGAAGATTAAAGTTCCAACCTTTAAATGTTGGGTCTGTGTTTCACCGGAGAAAGAAGACCATGAGATCGTATAGTGTAGTCTCCATGAAAAGTTCTGATTTTTCGGTTCCTATGACAAACAAGAAGACGTTGATATCTTCAGGTGAAGTCACCAAGATTCTAACGTCGTTTCCTGAGACTGATTCTGCGTTTTCGTATTTCAAATCAGCAGCTGAGAGTTCGAGTCTAGTTCACACCACTGAGAGTTGCAACTACATGCTTGAAGCTTTGAGGGTCGATGGTAGAATCGAGGATATGGCTTACGTGTTTGATTTGATGCAGAAGAGAATCATAAAGAGAGATAGCACCACGTTCTTGACTATATTCAAGTGTCTTTCTGTTAAAGGTGGGTTGAGGCAAGCGCCTTACGCACTTGAGAAGATGAGAGAGTCTGGTTTTGTGTTGAATGCGTATTCATACAACGGGTTGATTCATCTCTTGCTTAAGTCTAGGTTCTGCACAGAGGCGATGGAGGTTTATAGGAGGATGGTATTTGACGGTTTTAGGCCTAGTTTGAAGACGTACTCTTCACTTATGGTCGGATTAGGGAAAAGAAAGGACACTGAAGCTGTGATGTGTTTACTTGAAGAGATGGAGACGTTGGGGTTGAAGCCTAACGTCTACACGTTTACTATATGTATCCGTGTGCTTGGTAGAGCGGGGAAGATTAATGAAGCGTATGGTATACTGAAGCGGATGGATGAAGAAGGATGTGGACCTGATGTGGTTACCTACACTGTTCTTATTGATGCTCTTTGTACTGCTGGGAAGCTTGACTGTGCTAAAGAGGTTTTCGCAAAGATGAAAACGGGAAGACATAAACCGGATCGTGTGACTTATATTACTTTGCTGGATAGGTTTAGTGACAACAGAGATTTGGATTCAGTGAGGCGGTTTTGGAGTGAGATGGAGAAGGATGGTCATGTGCCTGACGTTGTAACCTTCACTATTCTAGTAGATGCTCTGTGCAAAGCTGGGAGTTTCGGTGAGGCGTTTGATACGTTGGACGTGATGAGGGAGCGAGGTGTCTCACCTAACCTGCATACATACAACACTTTGATCTGTGGTCTCTTGAGAGTTCACAGGTTGGACGATGCGCTTGAGGTTTTTGGTAGGATGGAGTCTCTGGGGGTTAAGCCTACTGCATATACGTacattgtttttattgattacTATGGGAAGTCTGGAGATTCCGTCAGCGCTCTTGAGACGtttgaggagatgaagaacaaaGGAATAGCTCCGAACATTGTAGCATGTAATGCGTCTCTCTACAGTCTAGCTAAATCCGGAAGAGTTCAAGAAGCAAAAGGAATCTTCTATGGGTTGAAGAACATAGGGCTAGCCCCTGATTCAGTAACCTATAACATGATGATGAGGTGTTATAGTAAAGTTGGGGAGATAGACGAAGCCCTCAAGCTGCTTTCTGAGATGGTGGAGAGCAATTGCGAACCTGATGTGATCGTTGTTAACTCTTTGATCAACGCTCTTTTCAAGGCTGATAGAGTGGACGAGGCGTGGGAGATGTTTATGAGGATGAAGGAGATGAAGCTCAAGCCTACAGTTGTGACTTACAACACATTGCTCTCAGGTTTAGGCAAAAATGGTAAAATCCAGGAGGCGATTGAGTTGTTTGAAGGGATGGAGATGAAAGGCTGTCCACCTAATACAGTGACATTCAACACACTTTTTGACTGTCTTTGCAAAAACGACGAGGTGATGCTAGCcttgaagatgttcttcaagatGAGTTGTGTACCAGATGTGTTTACTTACAATACTATTATCTATGGTTTGATGAAGAACGGTCAAGTCAAAGAAGCGATGTGTTTCTTCCACCAGATGAAGAAACTGGTTTACCCTGATTTTGTCACCCTCTGCACTCTCCTTCCGGGTGTTGTCAAGGCCGGTTTAGTCGAAGATGCTTACAAACTCACCGCTAACTTTCTTCACAGCTGCGGTGAACAACCCGCTGCTCTTTTCTGGGAGGACTTGATGGGATCTGTCTTGGCTGAAGCTGGAATAGACAGTGCAGTTTCATTTTCTGAGAGATTGGTCGTTAATGGGATTTGTCAAGATGGTGAATCGATCCTGGTGCCAATGATCAGATACTCTTTCAAACATGGTAATCCCTCAGGTGCTAAAACTTTATTTGAGAAGTTCACAAAAGATCTTGGTGTCCATCCCAAACTTCCGGCCTATAATCTGCTAATCGGTGGGCTTCTTGAAGCTGATATGATTGAGACAGCACAGGAACTGTTCCTAGAGATGAAGAGCACTGGTTGCATCCCAGATGCTGCTACCTACAACTTCTTGCTTGATGCTTATGGAAAATCAGGAAAAATAGACGAACTCTTTGAGCTGTACAAAGAGATGTCTCCCCATGACTGCGTACCAAACATAATAACTCACAACATTGTCATCTCCGGACTGGTGAAATCAGGAAATGTGGATGAGGCTCTTGATTTATACTATGACCTTATCAGTGATGGCGACTTCTCTCCAACGGCTTGCACATATGGTCCCCTTATCGATGGTCTCTCCAAGTCAGGGAGATTGTATGAAGCGAAACAACTCTTTGAAGGAATGTTGGACTATGGCTGCAGACCAAACTGTGCTATCTACAACATTCTCATCAACGGGTTTGGAAAAGCGGGTGAGGCTGATGCAGCGTGCAAGTTGTTCAGAAGGATGGTTAAAGAAGGAGTCAGACCGGATCTCAAGACTTACTCGGTTCTAGTGGATTGCCTTTGTATGGTCGGAAGAGTGGATGAAGGCTTGCATTACTTCAGGGAGCTGAAGGAATCTGGCCTTGATCCTGATGTGGTATGTTACAATCTCATAATCAACGGACTAGGGAAGTCTCAGAGGCTTGAAGAAGCTCTTGAGCTTTACAATGAGATGAAGAACAGCAGAGGAATCATCACACCTGATCTATACACTTACAACTCCTTGATTCTGAATTTTGGTATGGCGGGAATGGTGGAAGAAGCTGGGAAGATTTACAATGAGATGCAAAGAGTTGGTCTTGGGCCAAACGTTTTTACATTTAACGCTATGATCCGTGGATACAGTTTGTCTGGAAAACATGAGCACGCTTACGCTGTGTACCAGACAATGGTGACTGGAGGTTTCAGCCCCAACACAGGGACATATGAACAGCTTCCGAATAGAGCTTGA
- the LOC106423363 gene encoding probable protein phosphatase 2C 60 isoform X1 — MGIYLSSPKTDKFSEDGENDKLRYGLSSMQGWRATMEDAHAAILDLDDNTSFLGVYDGHGGKVVSKFCAKYLHQQVLSDEAYAAGDVGTSLQKAFFRMDEMMQGQRGWRELAILGDKINKFSGMIEGFIWSPRSGDSANRPDAWAFEEGPHSDFTGPNSGSTACVAVIRHNQLFVANAGDSRCVISRKGQAYNLSRDHKPDLEAERERILKAGGFIHAGRVNGSLNLARAIGDMEFKQNKFLPTEKQIVTASPDVNTVELCDDDDFLVLACDGIWDCMSSQQLVDFIHEQMNTETKLSVVCEKVLDRCLAPNTAGGEGCDNMTMILVQFKKPVQSTEPSQAEASYNEPSSSN; from the exons ATGGGTATATACCTTAGCTCCCCCAAAACGGATAAGTTTTCAGAAGATGGAGAGAATGATAAACTTAGATATGGTTTGTCCTCTATGCAAGGCTGGCGTGCCACCATGGAAGATGCT CATGCTGCAATTCTTGATCTGGATGATAACACTTCCTTCTTGGGTGTCTATGATGGCCATGGAG GTAAAGTTGTTTCAAAGTTCTGCGCCAAGTATCTACACCAGCAGGTTCTCAGTGATGAGGCATATGCAGCTGGAGATGTAGGGACTTCTCTTCAAAAGGCTTTTTTCAG AATGGATGAGATGATGCAAGGACAGAGAGGATGGCGAGAACTGGCGATACTAGGTGACAAGATCAATAAGTTCAGCGGAATGATTGAAGGGTTTATATGGTCACCAAGAAGCGGTGACAGCGCTAATAGACCTGATGCTTGGGCCTTTGAGGAA GGGCCTCATTCTGATTTTACTGGACCTAACTCTGGGAGCACAGCATGTGTGGCTGTTATCAGACACAATCAGCTCTTTGTTGCAAATGCTGGTGACTCACGTTGTGTGATATCCAGAAAGGGTCAG GCTTACAATCTTTCTAGAGATCACAAACCAGATCTTGAAGCTGAGAGAGAAAGGATATTGAAAGCTGGTGGCTTTATTCACGCTGGTCGTGTCAATGGAAGCTTGAATCTAGCAAGAGCTATCG GTGACATGGAATTCAAGCAGAATAAGTTTTTGCCAACTGAAAAGCAAATCGTTACCGCCAGTCCTGATGTAAACACT GTTGAACTCTGCGATGACGATGATTTCCTTGTTCTTGCCTGTGATGGAATTTG GGACTGCATGTCAAGCCAACAACTCGTTGATTTTATACATGAACAGATGAATACG GAAACCAAACTCTCAGTGGTATGTGAAAAAGTTCTAGATAGATGCTTGGCTCCAAACACAGCTGGTGGTGAAGGCTGTGATAACATGACCATGATCTTGGTTCAGTTCAAGAAGCCTGTTCAGTCCACAGAACCTAGCCAAGCTGAAGCAAGCTACAATGAGCCTAGCTCATCAAACTAG
- the LOC106423363 gene encoding probable protein phosphatase 2C 60 isoform X2, translating to MGIYLSSPKTDKFSEDGENDKLRYGLSSMQGWRATMEDAHAAILDLDDNTSFLGVYDGHGGKVVSKFCAKYLHQQVLSDEAYAAGDVGTSLQKAFFRMDEMMQGQRGWRELAILGDKINKFSGMIEGFIWSPRSGDSANRPDAWAFEEGPHSDFTGPNSGSTACVAVIRHNQLFVANAGDSRCVISRKGQAYNLSRDHKPDLEAERERILKAGGFIHAGRVNGSLNLARAIGDMEFKQNKFLPTEKQIVTASPDVNTVELCDDDDFLVLACDGIW from the exons ATGGGTATATACCTTAGCTCCCCCAAAACGGATAAGTTTTCAGAAGATGGAGAGAATGATAAACTTAGATATGGTTTGTCCTCTATGCAAGGCTGGCGTGCCACCATGGAAGATGCT CATGCTGCAATTCTTGATCTGGATGATAACACTTCCTTCTTGGGTGTCTATGATGGCCATGGAG GTAAAGTTGTTTCAAAGTTCTGCGCCAAGTATCTACACCAGCAGGTTCTCAGTGATGAGGCATATGCAGCTGGAGATGTAGGGACTTCTCTTCAAAAGGCTTTTTTCAG AATGGATGAGATGATGCAAGGACAGAGAGGATGGCGAGAACTGGCGATACTAGGTGACAAGATCAATAAGTTCAGCGGAATGATTGAAGGGTTTATATGGTCACCAAGAAGCGGTGACAGCGCTAATAGACCTGATGCTTGGGCCTTTGAGGAA GGGCCTCATTCTGATTTTACTGGACCTAACTCTGGGAGCACAGCATGTGTGGCTGTTATCAGACACAATCAGCTCTTTGTTGCAAATGCTGGTGACTCACGTTGTGTGATATCCAGAAAGGGTCAG GCTTACAATCTTTCTAGAGATCACAAACCAGATCTTGAAGCTGAGAGAGAAAGGATATTGAAAGCTGGTGGCTTTATTCACGCTGGTCGTGTCAATGGAAGCTTGAATCTAGCAAGAGCTATCG GTGACATGGAATTCAAGCAGAATAAGTTTTTGCCAACTGAAAAGCAAATCGTTACCGCCAGTCCTGATGTAAACACT GTTGAACTCTGCGATGACGATGATTTCCTTGTTCTTGCCTGTGATGGAATTTGGTAA